The following are from one region of the Cystobacter fuscus DSM 2262 genome:
- a CDS encoding hybrid sensor histidine kinase/response regulator yields the protein MSELERTFLVDAPPSRPLSLLLLEDSALDAQLISARFEEAGLDVRLVRVDSQTGFTQALEGCPFDLILSDYNVPGFDGLAALSAARSACPDTPFVFVSGALGEERAIELLKRGATDYVLKDRLERLVPCVARALREAEGELRRKRAEEALRKSEERYALAIRATFDTIWDWDLETDFLHWNDTLQQVFGYTPEQFGSHPDHWAERVHPEERERVVQGLRGAIGSSAEHWMAEYRFLCADGAWRHVLDRGYIVREPGGRPVRMVGAMQDISERKRTEEERQRLLQEAHRRSEFEQQLMGIVSHDLRNPLSAILMAGTLLLRHQDTQPWQTKIVTRIMSSADRAHRMIRDLLDFTQARLGGGIPVSPAPLDLHELAAQVVEEARTAHPGRELLLLRTGDGLGRWDADRIAQVLSNILGNALRHGLEGTPVRVETEGLEAQVLLRVHNLGAPIPADLLPHLFEPLTRGGTRPGHSDRSIGLGLYIVRQIVLAHGGQVEVHSTTDAGTTFTVRLPRLADARPASTDEARST from the coding sequence GTGAGTGAACTCGAGAGAACCTTCCTGGTGGATGCTCCCCCCTCCAGGCCCCTGTCGCTCCTCCTGCTGGAGGACAGCGCGTTGGATGCGCAGCTCATCTCCGCGCGCTTCGAGGAGGCGGGGCTCGACGTGCGGCTGGTGCGCGTGGACAGCCAGACCGGGTTCACCCAGGCACTCGAGGGGTGCCCCTTCGATCTCATCCTCTCCGACTACAACGTCCCGGGCTTCGATGGTCTGGCCGCGCTGAGCGCCGCCCGGAGCGCCTGCCCGGACACGCCCTTCGTCTTCGTCTCCGGTGCGCTGGGCGAGGAGCGGGCCATCGAGCTGCTCAAGCGCGGGGCGACGGACTACGTCCTCAAGGATCGGTTGGAGCGGCTCGTGCCGTGCGTGGCGCGGGCCCTGCGCGAGGCGGAAGGGGAGCTGCGGCGCAAGCGCGCCGAGGAGGCCCTGCGCAAGTCCGAGGAGCGCTACGCGCTGGCCATCCGGGCCACCTTCGATACCATCTGGGATTGGGATCTGGAGACGGACTTCCTGCACTGGAACGACACGCTCCAGCAGGTGTTCGGCTACACCCCGGAGCAGTTCGGCTCCCATCCCGACCATTGGGCCGAGCGCGTCCACCCCGAGGAGCGTGAGCGGGTGGTCCAGGGCCTCCGAGGCGCCATCGGCTCGAGCGCGGAGCACTGGATGGCGGAGTACCGGTTCCTGTGCGCGGACGGCGCCTGGCGCCATGTGCTGGATCGCGGCTACATCGTCCGGGAGCCCGGCGGCAGGCCCGTGCGCATGGTGGGCGCCATGCAGGACATCTCCGAGCGCAAGCGCACCGAGGAGGAGCGGCAGCGGCTGCTCCAGGAGGCCCACCGCCGGAGCGAGTTCGAGCAGCAACTCATGGGCATCGTCAGCCATGATCTGCGCAACCCCTTGAGCGCCATCCTCATGGCCGGCACGCTGCTCTTGCGCCACCAGGACACCCAGCCCTGGCAGACCAAGATCGTCACCCGCATCATGTCCTCGGCGGATCGTGCCCACCGGATGATCCGGGATCTGCTCGACTTCACCCAGGCGCGCCTGGGCGGTGGCATCCCCGTGAGCCCCGCGCCGCTGGACCTCCACGAGCTCGCGGCCCAGGTGGTGGAGGAGGCCCGCACGGCCCACCCCGGGCGCGAGCTGCTGCTGCTGCGCACGGGCGATGGTCTGGGGCGCTGGGACGCGGATCGCATCGCGCAGGTGCTCTCCAACATCCTCGGCAACGCCCTGCGCCACGGCCTGGAGGGCACCCCGGTGCGCGTCGAGACGGAGGGGCTGGAGGCGCAGGTGCTCCTGCGGGTGCACAACCTGGGCGCGCCCATCCCCGCGGATTTGCTCCCGCACCTCTTCGAGCCCCTCACGCGTGGCGGCACGCGGCCCGGGCACTCCGATCGGAGCATCGGCCTGGGGTTGTACATCGTGCGGCAGATCGTCCTGGCGCACGGGGGCCAGGTGGAGGTCCACTCCACGACCGACGCGGGCACCACGTTCACGGTCCGCCTGCCCCGGCTCGCCGACGCGCGGCCGGCTTCCACCGACGAGGCACGTTCGACATGA
- the pheA gene encoding prephenate dehydratase produces the protein MTRISLLGPGTFSEESARHFLGAVPHQLLPCTLIAEVFQAVVSGRADLGVIPIENTLEGSVSQHLDWLVHEVDLPIQAEWVYPITMNLIGRGRVGEGDSQARLALVREVLSHPVALGQCREFLRTRLPHAQVVPVSSTAEGARQVRERASEQGLAAIGSAASATLYGLDILAAHIEDHPDNATRFVLVGPRPLSLARPGRPKTSLLITLPADFPGALHQVLSVFARQQVNLVRIESRPTRKRLGNYFFFIDVDAALSAEPLSTALTEIESLGCSVRVLGSYPSHGV, from the coding sequence ATGACGCGGATCTCCCTGCTCGGGCCCGGGACGTTCTCCGAGGAGTCCGCCCGCCACTTCCTCGGGGCGGTGCCCCACCAACTGCTTCCCTGCACGCTCATCGCGGAGGTCTTCCAGGCGGTCGTGTCGGGCCGGGCCGACCTCGGGGTCATCCCCATCGAGAACACCCTGGAGGGCTCGGTCAGCCAGCACCTGGACTGGCTCGTGCACGAGGTGGATCTGCCCATCCAGGCCGAGTGGGTGTACCCCATCACCATGAACCTCATCGGCCGTGGCCGGGTGGGGGAGGGGGATTCCCAGGCCCGGCTGGCGCTCGTGCGCGAGGTGCTCTCGCATCCGGTGGCGCTCGGGCAGTGTCGCGAGTTCCTGCGCACCCGGCTGCCCCATGCCCAGGTGGTGCCGGTGAGCTCCACGGCGGAGGGCGCGCGCCAGGTGCGCGAGCGTGCGTCGGAACAGGGCCTCGCCGCCATCGGCAGCGCCGCGTCCGCGACCCTGTATGGGTTGGACATCCTGGCGGCGCACATCGAGGACCACCCCGACAACGCCACGCGCTTCGTGCTCGTGGGACCCCGGCCCTTGTCGCTCGCGCGGCCGGGACGCCCGAAGACGAGCCTGCTCATCACCCTGCCCGCGGACTTCCCCGGGGCGCTCCACCAGGTGTTGTCCGTGTTCGCCCGTCAGCAGGTCAACCTCGTGCGGATCGAGTCCCGGCCCACCCGCAAGCGCCTGGGCAACTACTTCTTCTTCATCGATGTCGATGCCGCCCTGTCCGCCGAGCCCCTGTCCACGGCCCTCACCGAGATAGAATCGCTGGGTTGTTCGGTCCGGGTGCTCGGTTCGTACCCCAGTCACGGAGTGTAG
- a CDS encoding bifunctional chorismate mutase/prephenate dehydratase: MSDVVDLQQLRVAIEQVDEELLDALRRRMDLAEEIARSKLATASPIRDQRREDLLLQRIRAAALARKLDPHEVERLYRFIMEMSVARQHAWVTGLDTIPLRVAYPGIEGSYSHQMAHNRYAGRSGGVLLSGFDTPRQAVDALRQGEVDLALLPIENTTAGAMYDTYDALAEEGVTLIAELVDEVHHRLLGLPGAKLEALHSVRSHPQALIQCESFLRERLPHLRILPELDTGIAAQRVRESNDPGIAAIASDSAAQRFGLVVLERDLQGAKGDFTRFVEVAREASPLPAEVPCKTSLVMVLENKPGTLGKALLVLAERGVNLAKLESRPLPGSPWAYRFFLDLEGHAASAPLEAVLRDLQPYTQSMRLLGTYPRVDLKPA, translated from the coding sequence ATGTCCGATGTCGTGGATTTGCAGCAACTGCGTGTCGCCATCGAGCAGGTGGACGAGGAGCTCCTCGACGCCCTGCGCCGCCGCATGGATCTGGCCGAGGAGATTGCCCGGTCCAAGCTCGCCACCGCGTCGCCCATCCGGGATCAACGGCGCGAGGATCTGCTCCTGCAGCGCATCCGGGCCGCGGCGCTGGCGCGCAAGCTGGACCCGCATGAGGTGGAGCGGCTCTACCGCTTCATCATGGAGATGTCCGTCGCCCGGCAACACGCCTGGGTGACGGGGTTGGACACCATCCCGCTGCGCGTGGCCTACCCCGGCATCGAGGGCTCCTACAGCCACCAGATGGCGCACAATCGCTACGCGGGCCGCTCCGGGGGCGTGCTCCTGTCCGGCTTCGACACGCCCCGCCAGGCGGTGGACGCGCTGCGCCAGGGCGAGGTGGATCTGGCCCTGCTGCCCATCGAGAACACCACCGCGGGAGCCATGTACGACACGTACGACGCGCTCGCGGAGGAGGGTGTCACGCTCATCGCGGAGCTGGTGGACGAGGTGCACCACCGGCTGCTGGGCCTGCCCGGCGCGAAGCTCGAGGCGCTGCACTCCGTGCGCTCCCATCCCCAGGCGCTCATCCAATGCGAGTCCTTCCTGCGCGAGCGGCTGCCCCATCTGCGGATCCTGCCGGAGCTGGACACGGGCATCGCGGCGCAGCGGGTGCGCGAGTCCAATGATCCGGGCATCGCGGCGATCGCGAGCGACTCGGCGGCGCAGCGCTTCGGGTTGGTGGTGCTGGAGCGCGACCTGCAGGGCGCCAAGGGAGACTTCACCCGCTTCGTCGAGGTGGCGCGCGAGGCCTCGCCCCTGCCGGCGGAGGTGCCCTGCAAGACGTCCCTGGTGATGGTGCTGGAGAACAAGCCCGGCACGCTCGGCAAGGCCCTGCTGGTGCTCGCCGAGCGCGGGGTGAACCTGGCCAAGCTGGAGTCGCGCCCCCTACCGGGTTCGCCCTGGGCCTACCGTTTCTTCCTCGACCTGGAGGGCCATGCCGCCTCCGCTCCCCTGGAGGCGGTGCTGCGCGATCTCCAGCCCTATACCCAGTCCATGCGCCTGCTCGGCACCTACCCGCGCGTGGATCTGAAGCCGGCGTGA
- a CDS encoding ATP-binding protein, which translates to METRTTSVLLVDDDPANLSTLEAVLEPLGQRLVLADSGREALRCVLEEDFAVILLDVRLGDMSGLEVMEMLRERERNWRTPILLMTAADIAVPELLEGYAHGAVDYLSKPLIPQVLRAKVATFVELQLAREQVRRQQEAQRVLERSQWEAEQSGRLHALLLQAPVAVAITRGPDFILEFANAFYEKVMGRPVELGQPLLTLFPELEAQPGLLESLRRVLETGEPFFGNEFPVTLNRGEGGAPEEAYFDFIYQAARDPTGLITGVISISVEVTGHVRARLRSERLAEELHSRTEALRESEERLRLAVESTALGTWDLNPLTRVLSWDARCKALVGVPPETQPDLELFFTKVHPEDRERVLAAMRRAMDPTGDGHYDVEYRHAERREDAEWWMRATGRVHFEQGRAVRFTGTVQDISERKHAERERGRLLDEARQRAEQLRGLTEASLAINAVEGLMPALSLIAERARALGGAQRCTVSLTDGHEGVESITALSLADPSLARRGDESWSEEAGLAARVRDSNQPLRLTQEELRGRSPLPPPRGWLAVPLVGRDGANLGLLQLSDKERGDFTAEDEAIVMQLAQMASVAVEKIRLYELARTQRRNLFAALMQMPEPLAVLRGPDFRFEMANLTFSRSVGGRPLEGRPIREAMPELEGQGLFETLEHVYHQGEAVLRKEVVVRWRCSPETFLREGIFNLALQPLRDGEGRVEGIIAVAFAVTEQVLSRREIEALAEQLSLSEQRLITLAVDLEDRVHERTAQLQAVNQELESFSYSVSHDLRAPLRHIIGFAQLLERRAGSVLDEVSRGHLKTITTAARDGGTLIDDLLEFSRMGRAALRQSRVDLGELVREVLRGLEPDMKGRSLEWRIGQLPAVKADPVLVRQVLRNLLANALKYTRPRAHALIEVGARDAQGEVEVWVRDNGVGFDMRYADKLFGVFQRLHTVEQFEGTGIGLANVRRIISRHGGRTWAEGAVDQGATFHFTLPRAAS; encoded by the coding sequence TTGGAGACACGCACGACCAGTGTCCTGCTCGTTGATGATGATCCCGCCAACCTCTCCACCCTGGAGGCCGTCCTCGAGCCGCTCGGCCAGCGGCTGGTGCTGGCGGATTCCGGGCGCGAAGCGCTCCGGTGCGTGCTCGAGGAGGACTTCGCCGTCATCCTCCTGGACGTGCGCCTGGGGGACATGAGCGGCCTCGAGGTGATGGAGATGTTGCGCGAGCGCGAGCGCAACTGGCGCACGCCCATCCTGCTCATGACGGCGGCGGACATCGCGGTGCCGGAGTTGCTGGAGGGCTACGCCCACGGCGCGGTGGACTACCTCAGCAAGCCCCTCATCCCCCAGGTGCTGCGCGCCAAGGTGGCCACCTTCGTGGAACTCCAGCTCGCGCGCGAGCAGGTCCGCCGTCAGCAGGAGGCCCAGCGCGTCCTCGAGCGCAGTCAGTGGGAGGCCGAACAGAGCGGCCGGTTGCACGCGCTGCTGCTCCAGGCCCCGGTGGCCGTCGCGATCACCCGTGGCCCCGACTTCATCCTCGAGTTCGCCAATGCCTTCTACGAGAAGGTCATGGGCCGCCCCGTGGAACTCGGTCAACCGCTGCTCACGCTGTTCCCCGAGCTCGAGGCCCAACCCGGGCTCCTGGAGAGCCTGCGGCGCGTGCTGGAGACGGGCGAGCCCTTCTTCGGCAATGAGTTCCCCGTCACCCTCAATCGGGGAGAAGGGGGCGCGCCGGAGGAGGCCTACTTCGATTTCATCTATCAGGCCGCCCGCGATCCGACCGGGCTCATCACGGGCGTCATCTCCATCTCCGTGGAGGTGACCGGCCACGTCCGGGCGCGGCTCCGCTCGGAGCGCCTCGCCGAGGAGCTGCACTCGCGCACGGAGGCGCTGCGCGAGAGCGAGGAACGGTTGCGGCTGGCGGTGGAGTCCACGGCGCTCGGCACCTGGGACCTCAACCCCCTCACCCGGGTGCTGAGCTGGGACGCACGCTGCAAGGCGCTGGTCGGGGTGCCACCGGAGACCCAACCCGACCTCGAGTTGTTCTTCACGAAGGTGCACCCCGAGGATCGCGAGCGGGTGTTGGCCGCGATGCGGCGAGCCATGGACCCCACGGGGGACGGTCACTACGACGTCGAGTACCGCCATGCCGAGCGGCGCGAGGACGCGGAGTGGTGGATGCGCGCCACGGGCCGGGTGCACTTCGAGCAGGGCCGCGCGGTGCGCTTCACGGGCACGGTGCAGGACATCTCCGAGCGCAAGCACGCGGAGCGCGAGCGGGGCCGGTTGCTGGACGAGGCGCGCCAGCGGGCCGAACAGCTCCGGGGGCTGACCGAGGCGTCGCTGGCCATCAACGCCGTGGAGGGCCTCATGCCGGCGTTGTCGCTCATCGCCGAGCGGGCGCGGGCGCTCGGGGGCGCCCAGCGGTGCACGGTCAGCCTGACGGACGGCCACGAGGGCGTGGAGTCCATCACCGCCCTGTCGCTCGCGGATCCTTCCCTGGCCCGGCGCGGCGATGAGTCCTGGAGCGAGGAGGCGGGCCTGGCCGCCCGGGTCCGTGACTCGAACCAACCCCTGCGTCTGACCCAGGAGGAGCTGCGGGGACGTTCGCCCCTCCCACCCCCGCGCGGCTGGCTCGCCGTGCCCCTGGTGGGCCGCGATGGCGCCAACCTCGGCCTGCTCCAGTTGTCCGACAAGGAGCGGGGCGACTTCACCGCCGAGGACGAGGCCATCGTCATGCAGCTCGCCCAGATGGCGAGCGTCGCCGTGGAGAAGATCCGCCTGTACGAGCTCGCCCGCACCCAGCGCCGCAACCTGTTCGCGGCGCTGATGCAGATGCCCGAGCCTCTGGCGGTCTTGCGGGGCCCGGACTTCCGCTTCGAGATGGCCAATCTCACCTTCTCGCGCTCCGTGGGCGGGCGGCCCCTGGAGGGCCGCCCCATTCGCGAGGCGATGCCCGAGCTGGAGGGACAGGGCCTCTTCGAGACCCTGGAGCACGTGTACCACCAGGGCGAGGCCGTGCTGCGCAAGGAGGTGGTGGTGCGCTGGCGGTGCTCGCCGGAGACCTTCCTGCGTGAAGGCATCTTCAACCTCGCCCTCCAGCCCCTGCGCGATGGGGAGGGCCGGGTGGAGGGCATCATCGCCGTGGCCTTCGCGGTCACCGAGCAGGTGCTCTCCCGGCGGGAGATCGAGGCGCTCGCCGAACAGCTCAGCCTGAGCGAGCAGCGGTTGATCACCCTCGCCGTCGACCTGGAGGACCGGGTGCACGAGCGCACCGCCCAGCTCCAGGCCGTCAACCAGGAGCTGGAGTCCTTCAGCTATTCGGTCTCGCATGATCTGCGTGCCCCGCTGCGCCACATCATCGGCTTCGCCCAGCTCCTGGAGCGGCGTGCCGGCTCCGTGCTGGACGAGGTGTCACGAGGCCACCTCAAGACCATCACCACCGCCGCGCGCGATGGCGGCACGCTCATCGATGATCTGCTCGAGTTCTCCCGGATGGGCCGCGCGGCGCTGCGCCAGTCGCGCGTGGACCTGGGGGAGCTGGTGCGCGAGGTGCTCCGCGGCCTCGAGCCCGACATGAAGGGGCGGAGCCTGGAGTGGCGCATAGGGCAGCTGCCCGCGGTCAAGGCCGATCCGGTGCTCGTGCGCCAGGTGCTGCGCAACCTCCTGGCCAATGCCCTGAAGTACACCCGGCCCCGGGCGCATGCCCTCATCGAGGTGGGGGCCCGCGACGCGCAGGGCGAGGTGGAGGTGTGGGTGCGCGACAATGGGGTGGGCTTCGACATGCGCTACGCGGACAAGCTCTTCGGCGTCTTCCAGCGCTTGCACACCGTCGAACAATTCGAGGGAACGGGGATCGGATTGGCCAACGTGCGGCGCATCATCTCCCGGCATGGGGGCCGTACCTGGGCGGAGGGCGCCGTGGATCAGGGGGCCACCTTCCACTTCACCCTGCCCCGGGCCGCTTCCTGA